ATCTGCCTATTATAATAGCAATGTATGATCCGGCCACACAGGATTCTTTAGAGGAAGTTTTAAATTTATTACCCCAGGGATTAATATCAGCCATGGGATTTAATAATTTAGGAACAAGTCTTCTGGATTTTATATCAAGTTATTTTTATGGTCTTCTTATTCTTCTACTTCCTATGATTTATACCATAATAATATGTAATAGAAGTATTGCTTCCCATGTAGATAAAGGTTCAATGGCATATCTTTTATCAACAGCTAATAAAAGAACAACAATAGCCAGGACTCAAGCTCTCTTTATAATAGTTAGCACAAGCATTATGATTGGCATAGTAACTTTAGTGGGAATAATACTTAGTAATATTATGTTTCCAGGAAAATTGGATGTTCCAGGGTTTTTATTATTAAACTTAGGGGCATTACTACTATACTATTCAATAACCGGTATAGGCTTCTTTGCATC
This genomic interval from Herbinix luporum contains the following:
- a CDS encoding ABC transporter permease subunit; this encodes MISKPLLKATIKQNFMIFLIILAVLMLYLPIIIAMYDPATQDSLEEVLNLLPQGLISAMGFNNLGTSLLDFISSYFYGLLILLLPMIYTIIICNRSIASHVDKGSMAYLLSTANKRTTIARTQALFIIVSTSIMIGIVTLVGIILSNIMFPGKLDVPGFLLLNLGALLLYYSITGIGFFASCLFNDTKNSLMIGAGIPVAFLVIQMISDIGEKTSFLKYFTLFTLYDPSKIISGDSCILQFITLIIIAVLMYTIGIYVFDKRDLPL